Proteins encoded together in one Roseiconus lacunae window:
- a CDS encoding exosortase/archaeosortase family protein — MSKRKKSPPAAVKRRRDRSAVAEQNRKLASGVSTSLRPKPAKESEPLYRVSGPGRWSMKVWGYLVIAALILGYVYWPTIAWMVDSWQNEPDYGHGWFVLPLAIYLCYQRADKFPGASSGVAWGGLALVLLAVVMRIGSRMAYADFFDAYSLVPLIAGAVWCLLGLRAMLWALPAILFLLFAVPLPYRMESGLSWQLQGVATEFSTFLLRAVGLPAVSEGHVVWIGDEKLMVEEACSGLRIFVGMAACAYFWAVLNDRHWSDRMVLCVAAVPLALFVNAMRIVLIGVLYQWIESPSGQHMVHDVSGYLMIAASFALLGAISVYWRQVYKKVPVMTARETLRGSLGHS; from the coding sequence ATGTCAAAACGTAAAAAGTCGCCACCGGCTGCGGTAAAACGGCGTCGTGATCGATCAGCGGTCGCCGAGCAGAACCGCAAGCTTGCGAGCGGCGTTTCGACTTCGTTGCGTCCCAAGCCGGCGAAAGAATCGGAACCACTCTACAGGGTTTCTGGCCCCGGTAGATGGTCGATGAAGGTCTGGGGATACCTTGTGATCGCTGCGTTGATCCTAGGTTATGTTTATTGGCCGACGATCGCTTGGATGGTGGACAGTTGGCAAAACGAGCCAGATTATGGCCATGGATGGTTTGTGTTGCCGTTGGCGATTTACCTTTGCTACCAGCGGGCCGATAAGTTTCCGGGCGCATCTTCGGGCGTCGCATGGGGTGGGCTTGCATTGGTCTTGCTCGCGGTCGTCATGCGAATCGGGAGCCGAATGGCGTATGCCGACTTTTTTGACGCCTACTCACTCGTCCCGTTAATCGCGGGTGCCGTGTGGTGCCTACTCGGGTTGCGAGCGATGCTCTGGGCCCTTCCGGCGATCCTGTTTTTGCTGTTCGCCGTCCCGTTGCCTTATCGGATGGAGAGTGGGTTGAGCTGGCAACTTCAGGGCGTCGCAACCGAATTCAGCACGTTCTTGCTTCGCGCGGTAGGGCTTCCCGCCGTCTCCGAAGGCCATGTGGTTTGGATCGGAGACGAAAAACTAATGGTCGAGGAGGCCTGTAGCGGGCTACGGATCTTTGTTGGGATGGCTGCCTGTGCATATTTCTGGGCCGTGCTGAATGATCGGCACTGGTCAGACAGGATGGTTCTCTGCGTCGCGGCGGTCCCGCTGGCGCTGTTCGTCAACGCGATGCGGATCGTCCTTATCGGTGTGCTTTACCAGTGGATCGAATCACCGAGCGGTCAGCACATGGTTCATGATGTCTCTGGTTATTTGATGATCGCCGCATCGTTCGCGTTGCTCGGTGCGATCTCGGTTTACTGGCGGCAGGTTTACAAAAAGGTCCCCGTGATGACCGCAAGAGAGACCTTACGTGGCTCTCTCGGGCATTCGTGA
- a CDS encoding XrtA system polysaccharide deacetylase, which translates to MTAPIKHAFTVDVEDYYQVSAMEHRVNRSDWDRLDSRVVGSTERMLRLLDRHQTRGTFYILGWVAHRFPDLVKRIASCGHEIASHGFWHRLIYTQTPDEFSQDIADSVDAITTACGIRPTAYRAPSFSITDKSWWALQILVEQGFSDDSSVFPIRGHNRYGVARAEKVIHQIETESGTIREFPPAPGRFGKATLPIGGGYFRLFTLNLTSAAIRSIARKGHPAMFYIHPWEIDPQQPKMGGLNRATRFRHYVGLKKTEHKLEKLLQHFSFTTMTDAIESYQSNAPGDPTSTNSSAATR; encoded by the coding sequence ATGACTGCCCCAATCAAGCATGCCTTCACGGTAGATGTCGAGGACTATTACCAGGTCTCGGCAATGGAGCATCGTGTCAATCGCTCCGATTGGGATCGCCTCGATAGCCGAGTCGTCGGCAGTACCGAGCGGATGCTTCGGTTGCTCGATCGCCATCAAACCCGTGGCACGTTCTACATCCTCGGCTGGGTCGCCCATCGATTTCCCGATTTGGTCAAACGCATTGCCTCGTGCGGACACGAGATTGCCTCGCACGGTTTTTGGCATCGGTTGATCTATACGCAGACGCCGGATGAATTTTCGCAAGATATTGCCGACAGCGTCGATGCAATCACGACGGCCTGCGGAATCCGTCCCACCGCCTACCGAGCCCCAAGTTTCTCGATTACCGACAAAAGCTGGTGGGCACTGCAGATTCTTGTCGAGCAAGGTTTCTCCGACGACAGCAGTGTGTTCCCGATTCGCGGCCACAATCGGTATGGGGTGGCCCGTGCGGAGAAGGTTATCCACCAGATCGAAACCGAATCGGGCACCATCCGCGAATTCCCGCCGGCGCCCGGCAGATTCGGTAAAGCAACGTTGCCAATTGGAGGCGGTTACTTTCGGTTGTTTACGCTCAATCTGACATCGGCCGCCATCCGATCGATTGCCCGCAAAGGTCATCCCGCGATGTTCTATATCCATCCATGGGAAATTGACCCACAGCAACCCAAGATGGGCGGCCTGAACCGAGCAACTCGATTCCGGCACTACGTCGGGCTTAAGAAAACAGAGCACAAGTTAGAGAAGCTATTGCAACATTTTTCATTCACCACCATGACCGATGCGATCGAGTCCTACCAATCGAACGCTCCCGGCGATCCCACATCCACCAATTCATCAGCCGCCACGCGATAG
- a CDS encoding sugar transferase has protein sequence MLDYVPPNDDDRYQSDEDSTVSTVTRGQSEVGQLATRRAGSSNKLARARARYFRRKYVCDRVIATTLFVLSGPLIAALIALVRLTSKGPGIYSQKRLGLHGQEFNVYKLRSMRIDAEANGKPVWCTKNDSRITPVGAFLRKTHLDELPQLWNVIRGDMSLTGPRPERPEICEKLAVLIDDYYSRNAVRPGVTGLAQINLEPDQTVGDVRRKQFLDLNYIENASFALDAKMLLATLLRVVGIRGGVAMKMLGLCRLQMVNENIQSRAGDDCRLFAIQVPGDSAESPKAPR, from the coding sequence GTGCTTGATTACGTCCCCCCAAACGACGATGATCGATACCAAAGCGACGAGGATTCCACCGTGTCGACGGTTACCCGCGGCCAATCCGAAGTCGGGCAGCTGGCGACCCGACGCGCAGGTTCATCGAATAAGCTCGCTCGCGCCCGCGCACGGTACTTCCGCCGAAAATATGTGTGCGACCGCGTGATTGCGACGACGCTGTTCGTGCTGTCCGGTCCACTTATCGCAGCACTGATCGCCTTGGTCCGCCTGACATCGAAAGGGCCCGGGATCTACAGCCAAAAACGCCTCGGTCTGCACGGCCAGGAATTTAACGTTTATAAGTTGCGTTCGATGAGAATCGATGCCGAAGCGAACGGAAAGCCCGTCTGGTGTACGAAAAACGATTCGCGAATCACCCCGGTCGGCGCATTCTTGCGAAAGACACACCTGGACGAACTTCCTCAGCTTTGGAACGTGATTCGAGGCGACATGTCCCTGACCGGTCCGCGTCCCGAACGTCCTGAAATCTGTGAAAAGCTGGCCGTCCTGATCGACGATTATTACAGCCGCAACGCGGTTCGCCCCGGTGTGACCGGTTTAGCCCAGATTAATTTGGAGCCCGATCAAACCGTTGGCGACGTCCGCCGCAAACAGTTCCTCGACCTGAACTACATCGAAAACGCCTCTTTCGCACTCGATGCCAAAATGCTTTTGGCAACCTTGCTGCGAGTGGTTGGGATCCGTGGCGGCGTCGCGATGAAGATGCTCGGTCTTTGTCGCTTACAAATGGTCAATGAGAATATCCAGTCTCGCGCGGGCGATGATTGCCGACTGTTTGCGATTCAGGTTCCCGGCGACTCCGCCGAATCCCCCAAAGCCCCCCGGTGA
- a CDS encoding tetratricopeptide repeat protein, with amino-acid sequence MDNERVADADELDASRELDAGKERPSEERSSDSVATEEPGEPIRSDRTEGPEVISVSHAEKLKERRYKWVVDYRKLSWGAAALVGAVVLTSVSYAYNSRRAASTFLSRAEQAAADERYGEEVRWLRNYLLLHPDDRDRLVRSAIAADLAAENATRRSFPGALNTARKRLALALSSLGAATDGPTTGNDELDDQLTEIREKYINRLIQSRSYFLADARDQVIALNAAKNDPQAHRWMATAIAGMVQEGRYRLPEPGEAVEEQVDYYRWLSQQPPGEILRRAIELNPGDLDLATHLIGLLEISPQSFGVVLASEDRDVFKNTVAAIRRTDEDLAKLIDNVRSDLEQQDNSRAALLLANYHAGLGNNEEATNVIYRGAANASLRLSEIDTKEETDPDSTIDEDRASRAAELTPESQSQVMDYVCMLQAATLTAERLGASTSDAQRQDRLIAARTWLEQLRSLGIFTVPVSPEIVKRVYLVSGQLEQLDQNTERAIELWREGLSVVNQDNLDLVGSVAWGLATQVLQKRDAKLYDDSDDQLETELAAASEAIDEFSEAIVAKEKQLQRMTSDELGATGRTVARATIRNAKWKRRVARATLRSAQKPSHENDVAIIGLLTGAADDTHQVLSGSLLDRETQIDNQIRIAGVELLAAAYQREHSWDLVGALLADAANTFSTNSAIAQSLIQQSANAWMRAGNRFQASQQYQRINSSPVPSVRLAALEARFAHQLRLLPEQRQMAVLRAEVDAFEDYINQYEKQFSADLSAERVAAQVLKTQLPPEGVLAEEFLQSVELANGISQLADDHPENSQLQKFAAERLAAAGETERATKVVDRIVASDEFSDDEKVLLRARVLAESDQHVEAAKALLRRIDESPLTATVFGPFAAEFALRGRDFELAEQALLKIPSDRLTPSNLYSLYRIKSLSGQAEEAKKYLSDLRIAERYDPNSLNSSTSAYSLLIDSRAEIDALLDREQQIEPGDPALAKARAKVARLQSLRPNWGEAVSLSGWLAFAEGNYETAINLLRSGINAGDQRMRTRQMLWRALMAEGDYDDAEREIRLASIATQTDVDPYDEVSNQIALKKGNFSQALESSEKVAQDNPEDPYAWLTFAKFVLAVREQALAGNEAAADQNPETLLEKAQGAIEQAAKHADDKRQKYAVEASRVGLAVALGGEDALEAEVERVAKLPLEKHERLQLEAQLLVALNRVDDAIDRLQQANEVKPSFNVQRMLAQLLRTSGNHDESVKVWRQALANNPDNPMVRAQLATTIVSSGKEVNWDEIAQLLNDQSSATEQNRLVYAMLLMAKGDFFQRQEAIRQLRLLSNSATDVGTEASRMQAALMLDMVRKADELKEEYRKQLDLERLNTESRQILKRLAERSNAGLTDQRNYAVFLMGTGDEDDLTEANRLIDRLKQNPAAAFEVLRLKVMHSQASQSGSELPAIIDDWAGSVTDDGEQVEIVAGEALMRSGFIREGLAWFKKAYDENPKTFGNYIVALSLAQKYDKAAEIAADQYEKEATSIKAVLLLEALLAMDPVAVPPRYQKIIDDAEKQFANDPSLLESIGTWAMQKRKFERAIAMYLKVLEQDPVRLRALNNLAMIFAEVPGRESEGLKPINQAIKIAGEKPELLDTKGTVLLRSGKVEQAVEVFSQAIEQSDEPRYKFHLVESLVALNELKRAESIWKEISFLKIDIKALTPSERESMRDLHRQFGTKPDAPDEGASTSIDFDRYTERVEYISTN; translated from the coding sequence ATGGATAACGAACGTGTCGCCGACGCGGATGAATTAGACGCAAGCCGCGAATTAGACGCAGGTAAGGAACGCCCGTCTGAGGAACGTTCGTCCGATTCCGTCGCAACCGAAGAACCCGGTGAACCGATCCGGTCCGATCGAACCGAAGGTCCGGAGGTGATTTCGGTTTCTCACGCCGAGAAACTGAAGGAGCGACGTTACAAGTGGGTGGTCGACTATCGCAAACTCAGTTGGGGTGCCGCGGCGCTCGTTGGTGCGGTCGTGCTAACGTCGGTGTCCTACGCCTACAACTCTCGTCGTGCCGCGTCGACCTTCCTCAGCCGTGCCGAACAGGCCGCAGCCGATGAACGTTACGGCGAAGAAGTCCGCTGGCTACGCAATTACTTACTCCTGCACCCCGACGATCGCGATCGCTTGGTTCGATCGGCAATCGCTGCAGACCTCGCAGCGGAAAACGCGACACGGCGCAGTTTCCCCGGGGCGCTCAATACGGCCCGGAAACGTTTGGCCCTCGCCTTGTCCAGTTTGGGGGCGGCAACCGATGGACCGACCACCGGAAACGACGAGCTGGATGATCAGCTCACGGAGATTCGCGAGAAGTACATCAATCGGTTGATCCAAAGCCGTAGCTACTTTCTTGCCGATGCCCGCGATCAAGTGATCGCCCTGAATGCCGCCAAAAATGATCCGCAAGCGCACCGATGGATGGCGACCGCGATCGCTGGAATGGTTCAGGAAGGCCGCTATCGTCTGCCCGAACCGGGCGAGGCGGTGGAAGAGCAAGTTGATTATTACCGCTGGTTGTCGCAGCAACCGCCAGGTGAAATTCTTCGCCGAGCGATCGAGCTGAATCCTGGCGACCTGGATCTGGCAACCCATTTGATCGGACTGCTGGAAATCTCGCCTCAATCGTTTGGGGTTGTGCTCGCCAGCGAAGACCGAGACGTCTTTAAGAATACTGTCGCCGCGATCCGCCGAACCGATGAAGATCTTGCGAAACTGATCGACAATGTTCGATCTGACTTGGAACAGCAAGACAATTCGCGTGCGGCATTGCTGCTCGCCAATTATCACGCGGGCTTGGGGAATAACGAAGAAGCCACAAACGTTATTTATCGTGGTGCGGCGAACGCGTCGTTGCGTTTGTCGGAGATCGATACGAAAGAGGAAACCGATCCGGATTCCACGATCGACGAGGATCGCGCGAGTCGTGCCGCCGAGCTGACTCCGGAATCGCAGTCGCAAGTAATGGATTACGTTTGCATGTTGCAGGCCGCCACGCTGACCGCCGAACGTCTTGGCGCGAGCACTTCGGATGCACAACGCCAAGACCGACTGATCGCGGCGCGAACTTGGTTGGAGCAATTGCGGTCATTGGGGATTTTTACCGTTCCCGTCTCGCCAGAAATCGTCAAACGCGTCTATTTGGTCTCGGGCCAGCTCGAGCAACTTGATCAGAATACCGAGCGTGCGATCGAACTATGGCGTGAAGGCTTGTCGGTCGTCAACCAAGACAACCTCGACCTTGTCGGTAGCGTCGCTTGGGGGCTGGCCACGCAGGTCCTGCAGAAGCGTGATGCGAAGCTTTATGATGACTCGGATGACCAACTCGAAACGGAGCTTGCGGCAGCTTCCGAAGCAATCGACGAGTTCTCCGAAGCGATCGTTGCGAAGGAAAAGCAACTCCAACGGATGACGAGCGACGAGTTGGGCGCGACAGGTCGGACGGTCGCCCGCGCGACGATTCGAAATGCAAAGTGGAAACGGCGAGTCGCTCGCGCCACGCTTCGTTCGGCTCAGAAACCAAGTCACGAAAATGATGTCGCGATCATCGGACTGTTGACCGGTGCTGCCGACGATACGCACCAAGTTCTCTCCGGCAGCCTGCTTGATCGCGAAACACAAATCGATAATCAGATTCGAATCGCCGGCGTTGAATTGCTCGCCGCTGCCTATCAACGCGAGCATTCTTGGGATCTCGTCGGTGCCTTGCTTGCCGATGCGGCGAATACCTTTAGTACGAACTCAGCGATCGCGCAAAGCTTGATTCAGCAAAGCGCGAACGCCTGGATGCGTGCCGGTAACCGCTTCCAAGCATCACAGCAGTATCAACGAATCAATTCTTCGCCCGTCCCGAGCGTCCGACTCGCCGCACTGGAGGCCCGTTTCGCGCACCAGTTGCGATTGCTACCAGAGCAGCGGCAGATGGCGGTGCTTCGTGCCGAAGTCGACGCGTTCGAAGACTACATCAATCAATACGAAAAGCAGTTCTCAGCCGATCTGTCGGCCGAGCGGGTTGCCGCACAGGTGTTGAAAACGCAGCTTCCTCCCGAAGGCGTTCTGGCCGAAGAGTTTCTGCAGTCCGTCGAACTTGCCAACGGGATCTCCCAGCTCGCCGACGACCATCCCGAAAATAGTCAGCTTCAAAAGTTTGCCGCCGAGCGATTGGCCGCCGCAGGCGAAACGGAACGGGCAACCAAGGTCGTCGACCGGATTGTCGCCAGCGATGAGTTTTCCGATGACGAAAAAGTGTTGTTGCGGGCACGTGTGCTCGCCGAGTCGGACCAGCACGTCGAAGCGGCCAAGGCATTATTGCGACGAATCGATGAAAGCCCGCTGACTGCAACTGTCTTCGGGCCGTTTGCCGCCGAGTTTGCCCTTCGAGGGCGAGACTTCGAACTTGCCGAACAGGCTCTGCTGAAGATTCCATCTGATCGTCTGACCCCATCGAATCTGTACTCGCTCTACCGAATCAAGTCACTCTCCGGCCAAGCCGAAGAGGCCAAGAAGTACTTGTCAGACTTGCGGATCGCGGAACGGTACGACCCAAACTCGCTGAATAGTTCCACCTCAGCGTATTCGTTGCTGATTGATTCGCGAGCCGAAATCGATGCGTTGCTTGACCGTGAGCAGCAAATCGAACCGGGAGATCCCGCACTGGCCAAAGCGAGGGCGAAGGTCGCGCGGCTTCAGTCGTTGCGCCCGAATTGGGGCGAGGCCGTTTCGCTTAGTGGTTGGCTCGCGTTTGCCGAAGGCAACTACGAAACCGCCATCAACTTGCTGCGTTCCGGCATCAACGCCGGCGACCAACGCATGCGAACCCGGCAAATGCTATGGCGAGCGTTGATGGCCGAGGGCGATTACGACGATGCCGAACGTGAAATCCGCTTGGCCAGCATCGCGACGCAAACCGATGTCGATCCGTACGACGAAGTATCCAATCAAATCGCCCTCAAGAAAGGGAACTTCAGCCAAGCTCTCGAATCGTCAGAAAAGGTCGCCCAGGACAACCCGGAAGATCCTTATGCCTGGCTGACATTTGCAAAGTTCGTCCTCGCGGTCCGCGAGCAAGCCTTGGCAGGGAACGAAGCTGCCGCAGATCAGAACCCCGAAACCCTGCTCGAAAAAGCTCAAGGCGCGATCGAGCAAGCGGCAAAACATGCCGACGACAAACGTCAAAAGTACGCGGTCGAAGCGTCACGTGTTGGCTTGGCCGTCGCGCTAGGTGGTGAAGACGCGTTGGAAGCCGAAGTGGAGCGTGTCGCCAAACTTCCTTTAGAAAAACACGAACGTCTGCAATTGGAAGCTCAGTTGCTGGTTGCTTTAAACCGAGTCGATGATGCGATCGACCGATTGCAGCAAGCCAATGAAGTCAAGCCAAGTTTCAACGTGCAGCGGATGTTGGCCCAGTTGCTTCGAACCAGTGGTAATCATGACGAGTCGGTTAAAGTGTGGCGACAAGCCCTCGCCAACAACCCTGATAATCCCATGGTCCGCGCCCAGCTTGCCACGACGATTGTCAGCAGCGGTAAAGAGGTCAATTGGGACGAGATCGCGCAGTTGCTCAATGATCAGAGCAGTGCGACCGAGCAAAACCGATTGGTGTATGCGATGTTGCTGATGGCAAAGGGGGACTTTTTCCAGCGTCAGGAAGCGATTCGTCAATTGCGTTTGCTTTCCAACAGCGCCACCGACGTTGGAACCGAAGCGTCACGGATGCAAGCTGCATTGATGCTGGACATGGTTCGCAAGGCGGACGAGCTGAAAGAAGAGTATCGCAAGCAGCTTGATCTCGAACGACTAAACACCGAATCTCGTCAAATCCTCAAACGTCTGGCCGAGCGATCGAATGCCGGTCTAACTGACCAGCGGAACTATGCGGTCTTCTTGATGGGGACTGGCGACGAAGATGACCTGACCGAAGCGAACCGCTTGATTGATCGACTCAAACAAAACCCGGCAGCCGCATTCGAAGTCTTGCGATTGAAAGTCATGCACTCGCAAGCAAGTCAGAGCGGTAGCGAGTTGCCTGCGATCATCGATGACTGGGCGGGAAGTGTCACCGACGATGGCGAGCAAGTTGAGATCGTTGCCGGAGAGGCACTGATGCGGTCGGGATTCATCCGCGAAGGGCTGGCTTGGTTTAAAAAAGCGTATGACGAGAACCCCAAGACGTTCGGTAACTACATCGTCGCCCTTTCACTCGCCCAAAAATACGACAAGGCTGCCGAGATCGCCGCAGATCAATACGAAAAGGAAGCGACCTCGATCAAAGCCGTCTTGTTACTCGAGGCATTGCTCGCGATGGATCCCGTCGCCGTGCCACCACGCTACCAAAAGATCATTGACGATGCCGAAAAGCAATTCGCGAATGATCCGTCCTTACTGGAGAGTATCGGCACTTGGGCGATGCAAAAACGAAAGTTTGAACGTGCGATCGCCATGTATCTCAAGGTCCTCGAACAGGACCCGGTCCGTCTGCGGGCACTCAATAACTTGGCGATGATCTTTGCCGAGGTCCCCGGGCGCGAATCCGAAGGCCTCAAACCAATCAACCAAGCGATCAAAATTGCCGGTGAAAAACCGGAATTGCTGGATACCAAAGGAACCGTTCTGCTGCGAAGCGGCAAGGTCGAACAGGCCGTCGAGGTGTTTAGTCAAGCGATCGAGCAATCCGATGAGCCACGCTACAAATTCCACCTCGTCGAATCACTTGTCGCGTTGAACGAGCTGAAGCGAGCGGAATCGATTTGGAAAGAAATCAGTTTTTTGAAGATCGACATCAAAGCTTTGACGCCGTCAGAACGCGAATCGATGCGGGATTTACACCGCCAATTTGGGACAAAACCTGATGCCCCGGACGAAGGGGCGAGTACGAGTATCGATTTTGATCGTTACACCGAGAGGGTCGAGTACATTTCGACCAATTAG
- a CDS encoding polysaccharide biosynthesis tyrosine autokinase, which yields MQQQYPRQQQPTGQPGGYLGGQPAGYIGGPTAAPGSDASSFDPWLIWVTFRRCWHWAVPAGLVLASIAAFAVLSTFEPQFQANYRLESNRDWLLDRGVMPSPDDLARSEGPILTSPIVLSSVMANETLHQFSLADPETREQVLQQRLNVKGGGTKSSMIVTYIDSNKEFAADVCNAVVAAYLQKRDEYDNLRVSRLTQYLSRQIDELKRRVEEQKEVVANYAREASGAAPGERVAEIESAESFQKIERLRNQISDLEFEISMIDAGVGIRNPSARDQIRDSYAEFVPPYIPVKKGRIDDSRLEGIIGKDEDVKYANERFELYRQEVLKLEVSEGWRTAQDYFEQQKQKRDEWKEKLDEARDKASAAAVAILDAELEEEYQAQLKEREAEIERRRKEFAALAEIKQKELENRADLMTEHEQEEIKERRDQLALELSVVQKQYDDEADRLRRRDSNNVELEFARTDLEQSRETLQRVTSRLDSIQLESQRGSSVISVAKATPPTRPVEDMPFKKMVLAGGAGFAVPFLIGLLWEFRVKRITDSHELERSMMLAPVVGELARAPSANGGRNSKGRRVFEESVDSLRANLALSKDTRDARSFAIVSSMSGEGKSTAVSQLAISLAKACGKTVLIIDADMRCPDQHDVFGLPLEPGLNEVLREVVDFDEAVNKELGDLVHVLPAGRLKASPHRLLSTSSMRELLDKAFEKYEYVIVDTAPVLSAGETLAVASAVDSTLVCVMRDLTRMDSVVRTTHRLEASGANVVGTIFSGVTHRQYSYRYGDYRYSDFTELVTSGSTATIEQ from the coding sequence ATGCAACAACAATACCCGCGACAACAGCAGCCAACAGGTCAGCCCGGAGGCTATCTCGGCGGACAACCGGCAGGTTACATCGGTGGCCCCACCGCGGCACCGGGGTCGGATGCGAGTAGCTTTGACCCTTGGCTGATTTGGGTCACTTTTCGTCGATGCTGGCACTGGGCCGTTCCCGCTGGACTCGTGCTCGCGTCGATCGCAGCGTTCGCCGTGTTGAGCACGTTTGAGCCGCAGTTTCAGGCCAACTATCGATTGGAATCCAATCGGGATTGGCTGCTCGATCGCGGTGTCATGCCGTCACCGGACGACTTGGCCCGTTCGGAAGGGCCGATTTTGACAAGTCCCATTGTGCTCTCAAGCGTGATGGCCAACGAAACATTGCATCAGTTCTCTTTGGCCGATCCGGAAACCCGAGAACAGGTGTTACAGCAACGGCTTAACGTCAAGGGTGGTGGGACGAAGTCGTCAATGATTGTGACGTACATCGATTCAAACAAAGAATTTGCCGCCGACGTATGTAATGCGGTGGTCGCGGCGTACCTGCAAAAGCGTGATGAGTATGACAACCTGCGGGTGTCGCGACTAACGCAGTACCTCAGTCGGCAAATCGATGAGCTGAAACGTCGTGTCGAGGAGCAAAAAGAAGTCGTCGCAAATTATGCTCGTGAAGCATCTGGTGCCGCGCCCGGTGAAAGGGTGGCGGAGATTGAGTCGGCCGAGTCGTTCCAAAAAATCGAACGGTTGCGGAATCAAATTTCTGATCTTGAGTTCGAAATTTCGATGATCGATGCCGGAGTTGGTATTCGTAACCCGTCGGCTCGCGACCAAATCAGGGATAGCTACGCAGAATTCGTGCCGCCTTACATTCCGGTTAAGAAAGGTCGGATCGACGATAGCAGACTTGAGGGAATCATTGGCAAAGACGAAGACGTTAAATATGCCAACGAACGGTTTGAACTCTATCGCCAAGAAGTCTTGAAGTTGGAGGTCAGCGAAGGCTGGCGAACCGCTCAGGACTATTTCGAGCAGCAGAAACAAAAACGTGACGAGTGGAAGGAAAAGCTCGATGAAGCACGGGACAAAGCGTCAGCCGCTGCTGTCGCAATCCTCGATGCTGAATTGGAAGAAGAATACCAAGCTCAGTTGAAAGAGCGTGAAGCTGAAATTGAGCGTCGCCGAAAAGAGTTTGCGGCGCTCGCGGAGATCAAGCAGAAAGAGCTGGAAAACCGTGCGGACTTGATGACCGAGCATGAGCAGGAGGAAATCAAGGAACGTCGAGATCAGCTTGCACTTGAATTGTCAGTCGTTCAAAAGCAGTACGACGACGAAGCGGATCGACTACGTCGACGCGACAGCAACAATGTCGAATTGGAATTCGCCAGAACTGACCTCGAACAGTCACGCGAGACACTGCAGCGTGTGACCAGCCGTCTGGATTCGATTCAGCTCGAAAGCCAACGGGGTAGCTCGGTGATCTCTGTCGCGAAGGCAACGCCGCCGACTCGCCCGGTGGAGGACATGCCATTTAAGAAAATGGTGCTCGCCGGTGGTGCGGGGTTCGCAGTTCCTTTCTTGATCGGGCTGCTCTGGGAATTCCGTGTCAAACGGATCACCGATAGCCATGAGCTTGAGCGCAGCATGATGCTTGCCCCAGTTGTGGGTGAACTCGCCCGCGCACCGAGTGCCAACGGAGGGCGTAACTCGAAAGGACGGCGTGTCTTCGAGGAGAGTGTCGATAGCCTGCGAGCCAACCTGGCGCTCTCCAAGGACACCCGCGACGCACGCTCTTTCGCGATTGTTAGCTCAATGTCCGGCGAAGGAAAAAGTACGGCGGTCTCACAGCTCGCGATTTCTCTCGCCAAGGCATGCGGCAAGACAGTGTTGATCATCGACGCTGACATGCGGTGCCCCGATCAGCATGACGTCTTTGGCCTGCCGCTTGAACCTGGACTGAACGAAGTGCTCCGCGAGGTCGTTGACTTTGACGAAGCCGTCAACAAGGAACTCGGCGATTTGGTGCACGTTTTGCCTGCTGGACGTTTGAAGGCCAGCCCGCACCGTTTGCTGTCGACCAGTTCGATGCGTGAGTTGTTGGACAAAGCCTTCGAGAAATATGAATACGTGATCGTTGATACCGCACCGGTGCTCTCGGCTGGCGAAACGTTGGCCGTCGCATCGGCCGTCGACTCGACGTTGGTGTGCGTGATGCGAGACCTGACTCGGATGGACAGCGTTGTCCGCACCACACATCGCTTGGAAGCCTCGGGAGCCAATGTCGTTGGCACAATCTTCAGCGGCGTCACGCACCGGCAGTATTCCTACCGCTATGGCGACTATCGATACAGCGATTTCACCGAACTTGTGACGTCAGGCAGTACCGCCACCATCGAGCAGTAG
- a CDS encoding exosortase-associated EpsI family protein: MPPSFQSRQIIIAALLAITVFSGVVHGYLDGRWASRDVRAEQVDLLTQIPAEVGDWRLMSEKPLEGAAQRLLRCYGSSTRVYQNVDTGDNVTVAVLFGPRGPIAVHTPDVCYTSQGTKADAPRSVRSFNTNQGKHRLWSIDFKQGGERSPSLNVLYGWSSGGDFSAADNPRFWLTDDLYKLQVAGPITGSATKPSEAFLKAFLPHLEKLIQ; this comes from the coding sequence ATGCCCCCGTCCTTCCAGTCTCGACAGATCATCATCGCAGCCTTATTGGCGATCACCGTATTTTCCGGGGTCGTCCATGGGTATCTCGATGGTCGTTGGGCCAGCCGTGATGTCCGAGCCGAGCAGGTGGACTTGCTAACGCAAATCCCTGCCGAAGTCGGTGATTGGCGATTGATGAGCGAAAAGCCGCTTGAGGGCGCCGCACAGCGATTGCTGCGTTGCTACGGCTCATCAACCCGGGTCTATCAAAACGTCGACACCGGGGACAACGTGACGGTCGCTGTCCTCTTCGGGCCTCGTGGACCGATCGCGGTTCATACGCCCGATGTTTGCTACACCTCGCAAGGCACCAAGGCGGATGCGCCTCGCTCGGTGCGATCGTTTAACACCAACCAGGGCAAGCATCGCCTTTGGTCGATCGATTTTAAACAGGGCGGAGAACGTTCTCCGTCGCTGAATGTTCTGTACGGGTGGTCCAGTGGTGGTGATTTTTCCGCAGCGGACAACCCCCGGTTTTGGCTCACTGACGACCTTTACAAATTGCAAGTCGCAGGGCCAATTACTGGTTCGGCAACGAAGCCTAGTGAAGCGTTTCTGAAAGCGTTTTTGCCCCACCTAGAGAAACTCATTCAATAA